Within the Stenotrophomonas sp. 610A2 genome, the region TACATGTTCGCGCTGGGCTGCATCCAGTCGCTGAGCTGCCATAACGACAAATGCCCGACCGGTATCGCCACCCAGGACCCGAGCCGCTGGCGCCATCTGGAGCCGGAGGACAAGGGCCAGCGCGTGTTCAATTACCACCAGAACACTTTGCGCGCGCTGCGCGACCTGTTGGGTGCTGCGGGTTTGCACGATCCTTCCGAGCTGGGGCCGGAGCACATCCTGCGCCGCGTATCGCCGGTTGAAATTCGTTCGCTGGCCAGCTTGTACCGTTATCTGGCGCCGGGCGAGCTGCTGAAGCAGGTGCCCGAGCACACGGTCTTCCGCGAGTACTGGGCCGAGGCACGCAGTGATTCCTTTACCCCGCCTTCGCGTGTGGCGGCGTTGCGTACAAGCAAAATGTGCTGATCAATCGGCAAGCGGCATTACAGCGGCCGGTGATTGTAGGAGCGGCGTAAGCCGCGAAGCCCGCAGCGGTGAAGCTGCGGGTTTTTCTGCAATCGGATTGATCTTTGGTTTCGCGGTTTACGCAGGCCCTGCAAGGGGCGGTGCTATCGGTGAAGCTTCTGCCGACCATGGGTCGGCACTACAGGGTGGGGCTATCGGTGAGGCTTCTGCCGACCATGGGTCGGCACTACAGCCAGCGGATTACGCCTTCTGCTGCGCGTTGGCCGCTGGCGTAGCAGGCGGTCAACAGGTAGCCGCCGGTGGGGGCTTCCCAGTCCAGCATTTCGCCAGCGCAGAACACGCCTGGCTGGGCGGTGAGCATCAGTCCGTCATCCATCGCTTCCAGGCGCACGCCACCGGCTGTGCTGATGGTTTCGGCCATCGGGCGTGGCCGCAGCAACTGCAAGGGCAGGCGCTTGAGCGTGCGTGCGACGGCTTCTAGGTCATTGCCAGCATCCTTGCCCAGTACTTCAAACAGCAGCCCGGCCTTGGCTGCATCCACGCCGGTGGCGCGTCGCAGGTGCTCGCCGAAGCTGCGACCCTTGCGTGAGCGGCCCAGATCGGCGAGCAGGCGTGCTTCATCGCGGCCGGGCACCAGATCCAGCTCCAATGTCACCGCGCCAGCGCGATTGAGGGTTTCGCGCAGGTCGGCGGCAAGTGCATAGATCAGGCTGCCTTCAATGCCGTATTCGCTGATCACGCATTCGCCTTGCAGCGACTGTGCGTGTCCCTGCAAGTCCGTCCAGTGCGCGATCACGGGTTTGATCGGCGCGCCGGCATGACGGTCGCGGAAGTGCGTAGTCCAATCGATGTCGAAGCCGCAGTTGGCCGATTGCAGGGGCGCCGTATCCACGCCGCGCTCCTGCAAGACCGGCATCCAGCTGCCATCGGAACCCAGCTCCGGCCAGCTGCCGCCGCCCAGTGCGAGCACGGTGGCATCGGCCTTGATGCTGATCTCGCCGTCGGCGGTTGCCATGCGCAGGCTGCCGTCCGGGTTCCAGCCCAGCCAGCGGTGCTGCACATGGAAGCGCACGCCTTGTTCCTTCAAACGGCGCACCCAGCCGCGAAGCAGCGGTGCGGCCTTGCGGTCAACCGGGAACACACGGCCGGAACTGCCGACATAGGTTTCCACGCCAAAACCCTGCGCCCAGCGGCGCAGGGCATCGGCATCGAAGCCGTCCAGCCAGCTTGCGACTTCGGCCTGGCGTTCGCGGTAGCGGCTGTCGAACAGCGGGCGCAGATCCGAGTGGGTGAGGTTGAGCCCACCCTTGCCCGCGATCAGGAATTTGCGCCCGGGCGAGCCCTTGGCTTCGTACAGGTTGACCGCCACGCCTGCCGCGCGAAGGCGCTCGGCGGCAAACAGGCCGGCCGGGCCACCGCCAATCACGGCAACGGTTTTATCAGCGAGGTTTGACATCAAGCAGTTCTACATCGAAGACCAATGAGGAGCCGGCCGGAATCGGGCCGACGCCGCGGTTGCCATAGCCGTACTCGGCCGGAATCATCAGGGTGCGCTTGCCGCCGACCTTCATGCCTACGACGCCTTCATCCCAGCCGCGGATGACCTGCTTTTCGCCAAGGTTGAAGCTGAACGATTCGCCGCGATCCACCGAGCTGTCGAACTTCTCGCCATGCTTGTCAGGCTTGCGCTCGTCGTAGATCCAGCCGGTGTAATGCACGCTGACCTTGCTGCCTGCGACCGCTTCGGCGCCGGCGCCGGGCACGGTGTCGATCTGCTCGAATTTGGCGATGGTGCCGCCCGGCGGTGGGCCTGGCGGGGTGCAGCCGGCGGCCAACAGGGACAGCAGCAGCGGGATGAACAGACGGCGCATGGCGCGCTCCGTTGGAAAGGGGCGTGCAGGGTAGCGCATCGCCGCCGGGTATCATTGCGGCATGGCCAAACTGCTGCTCAATCTACGTAATGTCGGCGACGACGAAAGTGCCGAGGTCGGCGAACTGCTAGACCGCAATGGCATCGCCTGGTACCGCACCGAGCCCAGCCCCTGGGGCATCTCCAATGGCGGCATCTGGCTGCGCGAGAACGATGATCTGCCGCGCGCGAAAGACTTGATGGCGAACTATCAGGCTGAACGCGGGCAGCGGGTGCGTGAAGAGCGGGAGGCGGCGCTGCGTGATGGCAGCGCGGAGACATTCGGTTCGATGTTGCGGAGCCGGCCGTTGTTCGTGGTGGCGGTGCTGCTGGGCATGGTGGTTGTTTCGGCCTTGGTGTTGCTGCCGTATTTTCTGCTGCGGGGGTGAGGGCTCTCAGCTCCCTTCCTTGCTTCGTAGGAGGAGGGGAGGGCTGGGGAGGGATTGGCTTTGGGGCCTTTCAGACGCTGCCAGCTTCGCGGCTTGCGCCGCTCCTACAAACGCCGTTCATGTGTCGGCGGAAGCTTCACCTGTAGTGCCGACCCATGGTCGGCTGAGGCTTGACCGGGAACGCCCCTGCCGAGCATGGCTCGGCACTACACCCCCTCCCTCTGCCGTAGGCAAGGGGAGGGCTGGGGAGGGGTTGGCTTTTGGGTCTTCCAGGCATTGCCAGCTTCGCCGCTTACGCAGCTCCCACAACGGCCGTGGGGCCGGTCGTTTAAACTATGCGCATGATCGTCAATACCGCTGCCTATCTTTTCGTTCCGCTGGCTGATGCCGAAGCCTTGACCGCCACCTTGCATGAACGCGCAAAGGCGCTGGAGCTGCGCGGCACCATCCTGATCGCGGAGGAGGGCATCAACCTGTTCCTCGCCGGCAGCAGCGAAGGCATTGATGGCTTCTACAGCCAGCTCAAGACCGATGCGCGCTTCGCCGACATGCGCATCAAGTACAGCCACAGCCAGATGCAGCCGTTCGCGAAGCTGAAGGCCAAGTTCAAGCCGGAAATCATCAGCTTCCGCCGCGATGACGGCCAGCCGCTGGATTACCCGCGTGCACCCAGCGTGGCACCCGCGACTGTGCAGCGCTGGCTGCGGCAGGGCCACGATGACGACGGCAAGCGGGTGGTGATGCTGGATACGCGCAACTGGCAGGAATTTGCGCATGGCACCTTCCAGGGCGCGTTGACCCTGCCGATCGCCAAGTTCACCGATCTGCCGGCCGCACTGGAGCCGCACCGCGAGTCGCTGGCCGATGCCACCGTGGTCAGTTTCTGCACAGGCGGCATCCGCTGTGAGAAGGCCGCGCTGTGGATGCAGAACGATGGCATGCACAACGTGCTGCAGCTGGAAGGCGGCATCCTCGGCTACTTCGAGGAAGTTGGCGGCGAAGGCTATGACGGCCGCTGCTTCGTGTTTGATGAGCGCGTGGCGCTGGATGCACAGCTGCAGCCGCTGGTGGACCGGCAGGACGAAGTACAGGCCTGAAGCTCGCAGCCGCAGAGCGTGGGAAACAGTGTCCCGGTGGCAGCCGCGGTGACTGCATGGAGAATGCGAGGACAAACCCCATGTCCTCTGCATCGTCCATGGAGACCGCCGAATGATCCCACTTTCCATTCTTGACCTGGCCCCGGTCTGTGAGGGTTCAAGCCCGCAGCAGGCCTTCGCCAACATGCTGGAACTGGCCCAGCACGCTGACCGCTGGGGCTATCACCGCTACTGGCTGGCCGAGCACCACAACATGCCCGGCATCGCCAGCGCCGCGACCTCGGTGCTGATCGGACATGTGGCCGGTGGTACCTCGCGTATCCGCGTGGGCTCGGGTGGAGTGATGCTGCCCAACCATTCGCCGCTGCAGGTGGCCGAGCAGTTCGGCACGCTGGCCTCGTTGTATCCGGACCGCATCGATCTGGGCCTTGGCCGCGCACCCGGCACTGATCAGCCGACCGCGCGCGCCTTGCGCCGCTATTTCGACAGCGCCGACCAGTTCCCGCAGGACGTTACCGAGCTGTTGCATTACTTCGCGCCGGTACAGCCCGGACAGACGGTACAGGCCGTGCCCGGTGGCGGCATCCCGGTGCCGGTGTGGTTGCTGGGGTCGAGCCTGTTCAGTGCGCGCCTGTCGGCAGCGATGGGCCTGCCGTTCGCGTTTGCCTCGCACTTCGCTCCCGATTCCATGGATGAGGCGTTGGCGCTGTATCGCCGCGACTTCCGTCCTTCCGAGCACTTGCAGGCGCCTTACGCGATCCTGGCGTTGAACGTGGTTGCCAGTGATTCGGAGGCCGAATCGAAGCGCTTGTTCACCAGCCAGCAGCAGGCGTTCGTCAATCTGCGGCGTGGCACGCCCGGGCGGATTCCGGCGCCGGTCGATGACATCGAGGCGTTCTGGGCACCGCATGAGAAGGCCGGTGTTGAGCGTGCCCTGGCCTGCAGCATCGTTGGCGATGCGACGCAGGTGGCGGAAGGCTTGCTGGCCTTCGTCGAGCGCCATCGTCCTGATGAAATGATGCTGGCTGCCAACATCTACGACCCTGCAGCGCGCCTGCGTTCGTTCGATCTGGCGATGCAGGCCTGGCAGCGGGTGGCTGTGTAAGCCGTTTGCTCCCTCCCTTTGGCGTAGCCAAGGGGAGGGCTGGGGAGGGGGCTTTTTGCTGGTAAAGCCTCTGCCGAGCATGGCTCGGCACTACCGTGGACCGTGGGGCGTCAGCTGGTCAGGCGCTCGAACAGTGCGATGCTCTCGCTGATCAGCTGGCCGGAGCCGAAGCCGAAGAACAGGCCCGCGGCAATCGCTGCCAGCCAGTTGAACAGCATCAAGGCGCCATCGCGCTCGATCAGTGCCAGTGCGAACAACAGCAGCTGGAAGCCGAACAGGTAGTTGGTGAACGGAATCGGCAGCGACAGCAGCAGGCCGACCAGCAACAAAAGCACACCGGTGAGCATGCGCGCAGGCAGCGGCACGATCAGCACCGCCAATCGTGGCTTCAGCATCCGGTCCAGCCGCTGCAAGGGCCGGCTGATCTTGCTGAGGAACTTGTGCACGGTGCTGCGCTTGGGCCCGCGTCGGGCGATGAAGCCCGGCAGCCAGGGGCGCGACATGCCGAACAGCAGCTGGCTGCCGATCAGGAACACCAAGGGGCTGCTGACCGCGCCGCCGATGCCCGGGATCGGGATGAAGGCAGGCAGGATGGCGATGAACAGGAATACGCCAAACGCACTCTGTTCCAAGCCTCGCAGGACCTTGCCCAAGGGCAGGTGTTCATCCGGATCGCCGCGTTCAAACATCGCCAGCAAGGTGCGGATGCCTTCATTCCGGTAGCCACCGCTCGCAGTCCTGGTGGCGTCCGGCGCGCTGCCGTCCGGGTCAACCGGTGGTGTCATCAGCGTCATCTTCCGGCAGCCTGCGCAACAGCAGCTTGTCGATACGGGCGCCGTCCAGGTCGACGATCTCGATGCGCCAGCCGGCCCAGTCGAAGTACTCGCCGGCATGCGGGATGCGGCCGAAATAGTGCATGCACATGCCGGCCAGCGTGTAGTAGTCGCCTTCCTCGGCGTCCGGCAGCTCCGCGCCGTTCATCAGTTCCTGCAGGTCATCCACCGGCAGCGAACCGTCAACCAGCAAGGAGCCGTCTTCGCGGGTGACTACCAGTGCATCGTCATCGGTGTTCTCGGTGGCCTGCAGGCGGCCGACCACGGCGCCCATCAGGTCGGAGATGGTCACCAGGCCCTGGATCTCGCCGTACTCGTCGACCACCAGCGCCATCGACTGGTGCTCTTCGCGGAAGATCTCCAGCAGCTTCATCGCATGGGTGGACTCGGAGACATACAGCGTCTCGCGCAGGTTCTCGAACAGGTTGTGGCTGCCGCCGCTGAGGCGGGTGACCAGGCTCTTGACCTCGAGAATGCCGGCGATGTCCTGGTCGTTGCCGCGATACACCGGGTAGCGCGAGAACGAATGGTCACGCATGGCGTGCAGGTTCTTTTCCGGGTCGGCGTTGGTGTCCAGCCAGGCGATGCGGTTGCGCGGTGTCATCAGGCTGTCGGCGGTGCGGTCGCCCAGGCGCATGACGCGATTCATCATGTCGCGCTCGTGGCTGTCGATCACGCCTTGCTCGTGGCTTTCGGCCACCAGCATGCGGATCTCTTCTTCACTGACCGAGGCCGACTCGGTCTTGCCCAGGCCCAGCAGGCGCAGCACCAGCCGGGTGGAGTGTGAGAGCAACCAGACGCCGGGGGCGGCGATACGGGCCAGCCAGCTCATTGGCACCGCGACAATGCCGGCGATGTCTTCGGAACGGGTCAGCGCGACGCGCTTAGGCACCAGTTCGCCGAAGATCAGCGTCAGATAGGTGATCAACGCAACGGCCAGCGTCTTGCCGATGAACTCCGACCAGGGCTGGGTGGCGCCAAACAGCGAGAAGTTCGCCGACAGCGCGGGGAAGATGGCCTGCAGGTGCTGGGCAATGGCGCCACCGATGGCGTCACCGCCATAAACACCGGTCAGGATGCCGATCAGGGTGATGCCGATCTGCACCGTGGACAGGAAGTTCTCGGGCTTCTCGGACAGGGCCAGGGCGCGTGCGGCACGCTTGCTCGAGCTGGCCAACTGCTTGAGGCGGCTCTTGCGCGAGGTCATGACCGACATCTCGGACATGGCAAAGAAGCCGTTGAGCAGAATCAAGGCCAATACGATGAAAAATTCAAACACGGGTCTCTCCCCGGGTTGGTGACAGGGAGGGCGGGTGTTTGCAGTGGCGGCGGCCGCTCAGGGGCGGGATCCGGCGCTGTGGCGGGGGATAAGGGTCGTCGTCCATAGGGTGCGCCGCGAGGGCGCTGGGCGATATTAGCAAACCGCCGGGGCTCTGGTACGGCCGGCTGTTCACATTTCAGATGTAAAAAAGACGTCAGGAATACCCTGAATGCCATCTAGCCGTCATAATTCGCCCTTGGTGCCGTCCCTCCCGCGACGGCGAATAGGCTCCCCATGTTTTCGTTGCAGACCATCTTTGGCTCCGGCAAGCAGTTCTACACCTACCTCGACGAGGCCGCGCAGGCCGCCTATGACGGTGCCAAGGCACTGCACAGCATGATGCGCGAGGCCGATCGTCAGCCGGCGCTGGATGCGTTCAAACTCGCCCGTCTGCGCGAGCGCGCCGCTTCTGACAAGATCAGCCAGGCGCTGGTTGACAGCTTCATGACCCCGATCGAGCGCGAGGACATCGAAGCGCTGGGTTCGGCGCTGTACAAGATTCCCAAGCAGATCGAGAAGTTCGCCGACCGCTACTCGCTGGCCGTGCAGCACCTGGACCAGATCGACTTCGCCCCGCGCGCAGCGATGCTGGAACAGGCCGCAGGTGTCGTCGTGGAAATGGTCAACGACCTGCGCCACATGAACCTGGACCGCATGACCGCGCTCAACGAGAAGCTGCGTTCGCTGGAGAACGAAGCCGACCGTCTGATGCTGGAGCTGTACCGCGACATCTATTCCGGTCGCCTGGACAACCTGCAGATGTTCCTGCTCAAGGAATTCTTCGAGATCCTGGAAAAGGCCATCGACCGTTGCCGCGAAGCCGGCGTGGTGGCTTACCAGATCGTGCTCAAGAACAGCTGACGGGGACGCTCTATGCTCACCCTCGTCCTGGTGGTGATTCTGGCCGCGCTCGTCTTCGAGTTCATCAACGGCTTCCACGACACCGCCAACTCCATTGCCACCGTGGTGGCAACCAAGGTCCTGTCGCCCGGTTGGGCGGTGATGTTGGCCGCTTTCATGAACCTGATCGGCGCGCTGACCGGCACCGCCGTCGCGCTGACCATCGCCAATGGCCTGCTCAACACCGATGTGGTCGACGTGACCCCGCAGGTGATCCTGTGCGCGTTGCTTGGCGGCATCGTCTGGAACCTGATCACCTGGTGGAAAGGCCTGCCGTCCTCGTCTTCGCATGCGTTGATCGGCGGCCTGTGCGGCGCCGGTCTGGCAGCCGCGCATAACAACTGGGATGCGCTGATCTGGTCGCAGAACGTCGGCAACTGGGCGCAGAACAAGGGCCTGTTGTGGAAGGTGTTCGTGCCGATGATCACCTCGCCGATCGCCGGCTTCCTGCTCGGTGTTGTGGTGATGTGCCTGTTGTGGGCGATCATTGCCGGCATGGCCCGCGTTGGTGGCGTGCTTGGTCGTCTGGCCCGTCCGCGTTGGGTCAATGCCTTCTTTGGCAAGGCGCAGATCGTGTCGGCGGCGTACATGGGCTTTGCCCACGGCCACAACGATGCGCAGAAGACCATGGGCATCATCGCCATGACCCTGGTCGGCGCCGAGGCAACTGGTGCGCTGAACGACCTGCCGTCGTGGCTGGCCTTCATGCACCCGGATGCCAATGCTGGCAACGGCATTGCCATGTGGATCGTGTTGACCTGTGCGGTGGTTATGGCTGCTGGTACCGCCTCGGGTGGCTGGAAGATCATCAAGACCCTGGGCCACAAGATGGTCAAGCTGCACCCGATCCACGGCTTTGCCGCGGAGACCAGCTCGGCCACCATCCTGACCCTGGCTGCGCACTTTGGCATGCCGGTCTCGACAACCCACAGCATCTCCACCGCGATCATGGGCGTCGGCTTCGCCAAGAACCCGCGCTCGCTGCGTCTGGGCGTGATCGAGCGCATCCTGTGGGCCTGGATCCTGACGATTCCGGCGGCAGGTGGCTGTGCTTACCTGATCCTGCGCCTGTTCGAAATGGTGGGTTGGAACTGAGGTTATCGGTTCGCAGTCCGCAAACAAAAACCCGCCAGTGATGGCGGGTTTTTTTTGGGGTGGAGCGGGGTGTTGTTGTGTTGTTTGTAGGAGCGGCGTGAGCCGCGAAGCTCGCACATCATCAGGTGACAAAAGGCCCCTGTCTTGTCGGCAATGCCAGCTTCGCGGCTCACGCCGCTCCCACAAAAAAGAAAATGGCGGCGCGGCCAGCAAAAAGCCCGCCGGTGAGGGCGGGCTTTCGGTGCGGCGAGATTGCTTGGATCAGGCTTCCAGTGAGGCCAGGTCGCCCTTGCTCTCCAGCCAGCCCTTGCGGTCCGGGGCGCGCTTCTTGGCCAGCAGCATGTCCATCAAAGCCGAGGTCTGCTCGCTGTCGTCCACGGTCAGCTGCACAAGGCGGCGCGTATCCGGGTGGATGGTGGATTCGCGCAGCTGCGAGGGGTTCATCTCGCCCAGGCCCTTGAAGCGGGTGACGCTGACCTGGCCGCGGATCTTCTCGCGCTCGATCTTGTCCAGCAGCGAGCGCTTCTCTTCCTCGTCCAGCGCGTAGAACACCTGCTTGCCCACGTCGACGCGGAACAGTGGCGGCATCGCCACGAACACGTGGCCGGCATCCACCAGCGACGGGAAGTGACGCAGGAACAGGGCGGTCAGCAAGGTGGCGATGTGCAGGCCGTCGGAGTCGGCGTCGGCCAGGATCACGATCTTGCCGTAGCGCAGGCCGGACAGGTCGTCCTTGCCCGGGTCACAGCCAATTGCGATGGCCAGGTTGTGCACTTCTTCGGAGGCGAGCACGCTGCCGGAGGCGACTTCCCAGGTGTTCAGGATCTTGCCGCGCAGCGGCAGGATGGCCTGGAAGTCCTTGTCGCGGGCCTGCTTGGCGCTGCCGCCTGCGGAGTCACCTTCCACCAGGAACAGCTCGGTGCGCGACAGGTCCTGGCTGATGCAGTCGGCCAGCTTGCCGGGCAGGGCCGGGCCCTGGGTGACCTTCTTGCGGGTGACCAGTTTTTCGGTCTTCAGGCGTGCGCTGGCGCGTTCGATGGCGATCTGCGCGATCTTCTCGCCCAGTTCCACGTTCTGGTTCAGCAGCAGGCTGAAGGCGTCGTGGGCGGCGCCTTCGACAAAGCCGGCGGCCTGGCGCGAGGACAGGCGTTCCTTGGTCTGGCCGCTGAACTGCGGATCGGTCATCTTCAGCGACAGCACGAAGGAGACGCGGTCCCAGACATCTTCCGGGGCCAGCTTGACGCCGCGCGGCAGCAGGTTGCGGAAGTCGCAGAACTCGCGCAGCGCCTCGGTCAGGCCGGTGCGCAGACCGTTGGCATGGGTGCCGTGCTGGGCGGTCGGGATCAGGTTGACGTAGCTTTCCTGCACCAGCTCGCCTTCCGGCAGCCAGGCCACGGCCCAGTCAACGATCTCGGTTTCCTTCTTCAGCGAGCCGGCAAACAGGTCGGCCGGCAGCATTTCACGCTCGCCCAGCTCGGCCTTCAGGTAGTCGCGCAGGCCGTCTTCGTAATACCAGGTGTCGACTTCACCGGTGGCTTCGTCGGTCAGCTTCACGGTCAGGCCCGGGCACAGCACGGCCTTGGCGCGCAGCAGGTGACGCAGGGCGCGCACGTTGAACTTGGGCGTGTCGAAGTACTTGGGGTCGGCCCAGAAGCGCACACGGGTGCCGGTGTTTTTCTTGCCGACGCTGCCGACCACTTCCAGCGGGCTGGCGCGGTCGCCATCGCGGAAGGTGATGCGGTGCTCGCTGCCGTCGCGGCGGATGTGGATCTCCACCAGCGTGGACAGGGCGTTGACCACCGATACGCCGACGCCGTGGAGACCGCCGGAGAAGGTGTAGTTGCGGTTGTTGAACTTGCCGCCGGCATGCAGCCTGGTCAGGATCAGTTCGACGCCGGGGATCTTTTCTTCCGGGTGGATGTCCACCGGCATGCCGCGGCCGTCATCGCTGACTTCGCAGCTGCCATCCTTGAACAGGGTGACTTCCACGGTCTTGGCGTGGCCGGCCAGGGCCTCGTCGACCGAGTTGTCGATCACTTCCTGCGCCAGATGGTTCGGGCGGGCAGTGTCGGTATACATGCCAGGACGGCGTTTGACCGGGTCCAGGCCAGAGAGGACTTCGATGTCAGCGGCGTTGTAACGGGCGTTCATGGATCTCGGTAGGGCGCAAATCGACGTGGGAGTGTGCGGTCTGGCGGCGATTTTTGCACGCAGGGCATTCAGGGCCGGGGCAGCTGCAACGAGGTATCCTGTATCCGGTTCCAAAAAGGCCCGCCATTCCAGGCGGGGCAAGCCGAGGAGGTTTTGGATGAAAACATCAAAATTGCTGGCCCTGGGTGTTGTTGTCGCTGCGGTTGCCGCCGTTCCCTTCGTGATGGCGCAAAGCGCTGACAAGGGCAAGGCTGCTGAGGCCGCACAGGCTGCCCCGGTCGACAAGGCGCAGAGCGATGCCGAGCAGAAGGCCAAGCGCCGCGCTGCCGCCGCTGCCCAGGACAAGGCCAAGGCTGACCAGCCGGCGCCGCGTGAAGAAGAGGAAGAGGAAGCCCGTCGCCGTCGCTGACGCGGTTTTCCTGAGTTTCAAGGACGCCCCGGCGCAGGTCGGGGCGTCTTTTTTTTAATCCGCCGCATCCAGTGCTTGGGTGTTTTGGCGACAACCTTTAAACTAGGGCTTTCCGGGAGGCAGTGAGCCGTGACCCCCCTTATTTTTGTTACCGGTGGTGTGGTGTCCTCGCTTGGCAAGGGCATTGCAGCCGCGTCTCTGGCCTCGATTCTCGAGGCGCGTGGCCTGAAGGTCACCATGATGAAGCTGGATCCGTACATCAACGTCGATCCAGGCACGATGAGCCCCTTCCAGCATGGCGAGGTCTATGTCACCGACGACGGTGCCGAGACCGACCTCGACCTGGGCCATTACGAGCGTTTCGTACATAACCGCCTGAGCCGGAAGAATTCGGTGACTACCGGGCGCATCTACGAGAACGTGATCCGCAAGGAGCGCCGTGGTGATTACCTGGGCGCGACCGTGCAGGTCATTCCGCATATCACCGACGAAATCCGTCGTTGCATCGACGAGGCCACCGAAGGCTTCGACGTGGCGCTGGTGGAAATCGGCGGTACCGTCGGCGACATCGAGTCGCTGCCGTTCCTGGAGGCTATCCGCCAGGTGCGTACCGAGCGTGGTCCGGAGAAGGCGCTGTTCATGCACCTCACCCTGGTCCCGTACATCGGTGCCGCCGGTGAGCTGAAGACCAAGCCGACCCAGCACTCGGTCAAGGAGCTGCGCTCGATTGGCATCCAGCCGGACGTGCTGCTATGCCGTTCCGAGCAGGCGATTCCGGATTCGGAGCGCCGCAAGATTTCGCTGTTCACCAACGTTTCCGAGCGCGCTGTGATCAGCGTGCCGGACGTGGAGGTCCTGTACCGCGTGCCGATGGGCCTGCATGCGCAGGGTCTGGACGAGATCGTGGTCAACCAGCTCAAGCTGGGCGACAAGGCCGGTCCGGCCGATCTGTCCGAGTGGGAGGCAGTGCTGGATGCCGCGTTGCATCCGCTGGACGAAGTCACCATCGCCGTGGTCGGCAAGTACGTCGACCATCAGGATGCGTACAAGTCGGTAGGCGAGGCGCTCAAGCACGGCGGCCTGCGCCAGCGCACCAAGGTCAACCTGAAGTGGCTGGAAGCGCAGGAGCTGGAAGAATCCGGCCTGTCCGCACTGGAAGGCGTGGACGGCATCCTGGTGCCGGGCGGCTTCGGTGATCGCGGTTTCGAAGGCAAGGTGCTGACCTCGCAGTACGCCCGCGAGCAGAAGCTGCCGTACTTCGGCATCTGCTACGGCATGCAGGCGGCGGTGGTCGATTTCGCCCGTCACGTGGCTGGCCTGGAAGGTGCCAACAGCACCGAGAACGACCGTCAGTCGCCGAATCCGGTGATCGGTCTGATCACCGAATGGCGTACCGCCACCGGTGAGATCGAGAAGCGCGACGAGAAGTCCGACCTGGGCGGCACCATGCGCCTGGGCCTGCAGGAGCAGCGCCTGAAGCCGGGTACCCTGGCCCGTGAGCTGTACGGCAAGGACGTGGTGGCCGAGCGTCACCGCCACCGTTACGAGTTCAACAACCGCTATCGCACCCAGTTGGAAGACGCGGGTCTGGTGATCGCCGGCAAGTCGATGGATGACACGCTGGTGGAAGTGGTTGAACTGCCGCGCGACCAGCACCCGTGGTTCCTGGCCTGCCAGGCCCATCCGGAGTTCCTGTCCACCCCGCGTGGCGGCCACCCGCTGTTCATCGGCTTCATCCGCGCCGCGCGCGAGAAGAAGGCCGGCGGCAAGCTGCTGCAGGAAGCCCGCGCCTGAAGCGGGCGCCCTGTAGTGCCGAGCCATGCTCGGCAAGGGGCCTTCCCAGGGTAACGAACAGGTAGTGCCGAGCCATGCTCGGCAAGGGGCCTTCCCAGGGTAAGGAACAGGTAGTGCCGAGCCATGCTCGGCAGAGGCTTTACCGGTAATGCCCCATGCCGAGCATGGCTCGGCACCACAGGAGGCATCAAACAAGGCCCGCCCAGTGCGGGCCTTGTGCGTTTCAGCGGCCCGCGCCGCTTTCAG harbors:
- a CDS encoding LLM class flavin-dependent oxidoreductase, with the protein product MIPLSILDLAPVCEGSSPQQAFANMLELAQHADRWGYHRYWLAEHHNMPGIASAATSVLIGHVAGGTSRIRVGSGGVMLPNHSPLQVAEQFGTLASLYPDRIDLGLGRAPGTDQPTARALRRYFDSADQFPQDVTELLHYFAPVQPGQTVQAVPGGGIPVPVWLLGSSLFSARLSAAMGLPFAFASHFAPDSMDEALALYRRDFRPSEHLQAPYAILALNVVASDSEAESKRLFTSQQQAFVNLRRGTPGRIPAPVDDIEAFWAPHEKAGVERALACSIVGDATQVAEGLLAFVERHRPDEMMLAANIYDPAARLRSFDLAMQAWQRVAV
- a CDS encoding sulfurtransferase, producing MIVNTAAYLFVPLADAEALTATLHERAKALELRGTILIAEEGINLFLAGSSEGIDGFYSQLKTDARFADMRIKYSHSQMQPFAKLKAKFKPEIISFRRDDGQPLDYPRAPSVAPATVQRWLRQGHDDDGKRVVMLDTRNWQEFAHGTFQGALTLPIAKFTDLPAALEPHRESLADATVVSFCTGGIRCEKAALWMQNDGMHNVLQLEGGILGYFEEVGGEGYDGRCFVFDERVALDAQLQPLVDRQDEVQA
- a CDS encoding FKBP-type peptidyl-prolyl cis-trans isomerase translates to MRRLFIPLLLSLLAAGCTPPGPPPGGTIAKFEQIDTVPGAGAEAVAGSKVSVHYTGWIYDERKPDKHGEKFDSSVDRGESFSFNLGEKQVIRGWDEGVVGMKVGGKRTLMIPAEYGYGNRGVGPIPAGSSLVFDVELLDVKPR
- a CDS encoding hemolysin family protein, encoding MFEFFIVLALILLNGFFAMSEMSVMTSRKSRLKQLASSSKRAARALALSEKPENFLSTVQIGITLIGILTGVYGGDAIGGAIAQHLQAIFPALSANFSLFGATQPWSEFIGKTLAVALITYLTLIFGELVPKRVALTRSEDIAGIVAVPMSWLARIAAPGVWLLSHSTRLVLRLLGLGKTESASVSEEEIRMLVAESHEQGVIDSHERDMMNRVMRLGDRTADSLMTPRNRIAWLDTNADPEKNLHAMRDHSFSRYPVYRGNDQDIAGILEVKSLVTRLSGGSHNLFENLRETLYVSESTHAMKLLEIFREEHQSMALVVDEYGEIQGLVTISDLMGAVVGRLQATENTDDDALVVTREDGSLLVDGSLPVDDLQELMNGAELPDAEEGDYYTLAGMCMHYFGRIPHAGEYFDWAGWRIEIVDLDGARIDKLLLRRLPEDDADDTTG
- a CDS encoding DUF6164 family protein, yielding MAKLLLNLRNVGDDESAEVGELLDRNGIAWYRTEPSPWGISNGGIWLRENDDLPRAKDLMANYQAERGQRVREEREAALRDGSAETFGSMLRSRPLFVVAVLLGMVVVSALVLLPYFLLRG
- a CDS encoding exopolysaccharide biosynthesis protein, coding for MTPPVDPDGSAPDATRTASGGYRNEGIRTLLAMFERGDPDEHLPLGKVLRGLEQSAFGVFLFIAILPAFIPIPGIGGAVSSPLVFLIGSQLLFGMSRPWLPGFIARRGPKRSTVHKFLSKISRPLQRLDRMLKPRLAVLIVPLPARMLTGVLLLLVGLLLSLPIPFTNYLFGFQLLLFALALIERDGALMLFNWLAAIAAGLFFGFGSGQLISESIALFERLTS
- a CDS encoding TIGR03862 family flavoprotein; its protein translation is MSNLADKTVAVIGGGPAGLFAAERLRAAGVAVNLYEAKGSPGRKFLIAGKGGLNLTHSDLRPLFDSRYRERQAEVASWLDGFDADALRRWAQGFGVETYVGSSGRVFPVDRKAAPLLRGWVRRLKEQGVRFHVQHRWLGWNPDGSLRMATADGEISIKADATVLALGGGSWPELGSDGSWMPVLQERGVDTAPLQSANCGFDIDWTTHFRDRHAGAPIKPVIAHWTDLQGHAQSLQGECVISEYGIEGSLIYALAADLRETLNRAGAVTLELDLVPGRDEARLLADLGRSRKGRSFGEHLRRATGVDAAKAGLLFEVLGKDAGNDLEAVARTLKRLPLQLLRPRPMAETISTAGGVRLEAMDDGLMLTAQPGVFCAGEMLDWEAPTGGYLLTACYASGQRAAEGVIRWL